The Sulfurospirillum halorespirans DSM 13726 genome has a window encoding:
- a CDS encoding APC family permease → MKKQLNTVTLTGLMIGPILGSGIILLPPIVYDLTGNLSILVWLIILALGFTFALVLGNLSIKFPGDEGVTNAVQEAFSTKLKFLTSYYLISAVFFGPVAVYLIGAHFLQPLLGGDVNILAFSMLLFTLFALLRPVHFLGTLSLIVTTIIGIILSLGSIAILVGHETTFSVDSPFDMSLISRALLLAFWAIVGWEVVGNYSNEVNDPKRTIPKAVKISAVIISLIYLLVVCAIQCASLDRTNTITALIYPLFGTASAFVMGILAMLLCLSTVLLFVGGVSRLICGLAAEATGILGLLNRRLENGAPVGATLFLCSINAIVLGLVTLNVFTTQDLVALADGFFIANATIALLAAYKLATTKTIRYTALFLTIIFACMLLSAHWMVLGIIALLAWKVLR, encoded by the coding sequence ATGAAAAAACAGCTCAATACCGTAACACTCACTGGTTTGATGATAGGGCCTATTTTAGGCTCAGGTATCATTCTTTTGCCGCCCATTGTTTATGATCTCACGGGCAATCTTTCCATTCTTGTGTGGTTAATCATCTTAGCGCTTGGATTTACATTTGCGCTTGTTCTTGGGAATTTAAGCATCAAATTTCCAGGCGATGAAGGGGTGACAAATGCGGTACAAGAAGCCTTTAGCACCAAACTCAAATTTCTGACGTCGTATTATCTGATCAGTGCCGTTTTTTTTGGGCCCGTTGCTGTTTATCTCATAGGCGCTCATTTTCTTCAACCTCTTCTTGGCGGAGATGTTAACATACTTGCATTTTCGATGTTACTGTTCACGCTTTTTGCCCTTTTGCGGCCTGTTCATTTTTTGGGAACGCTCTCTTTAATCGTCACGACGATCATCGGCATTATTTTAAGTCTTGGGAGCATTGCTATTTTGGTAGGGCATGAAACCACTTTTTCGGTGGATTCACCGTTTGATATGAGCCTGATTTCACGGGCGTTACTGCTTGCTTTTTGGGCGATTGTGGGCTGGGAAGTCGTGGGCAACTACTCTAACGAAGTGAATGATCCGAAGCGAACGATTCCTAAAGCGGTGAAGATCAGCGCTGTCATTATCTCACTCATCTACCTTTTAGTCGTCTGCGCCATCCAATGTGCTTCACTTGATCGCACGAACACTATCACGGCGCTTATCTATCCTCTATTTGGAACAGCCAGTGCGTTTGTTATGGGTATTTTAGCAATGCTTCTGTGTTTAAGCACGGTTTTACTCTTTGTGGGTGGCGTTTCAAGGCTCATCTGTGGACTGGCCGCTGAGGCTACAGGAATACTGGGTCTTTTGAACAGACGACTTGAAAATGGAGCACCCGTCGGTGCAACACTTTTTTTGTGCTCCATCAATGCCATTGTTTTAGGCTTAGTCACTTTAAACGTCTTTACAACGCAAGACTTAGTCGCCTTGGCAGATGGTTTTTTTATCGCCAATGCAACAATCGCACTTCTTGCCGCGTACAAACTCGCAACAACGAAAACCATTCGGTATACAGCACTTTTTTTAACAATTATCTTTGCCTGTATGCTTTTGAGTGCACATTGGATGGTTCTTGGTATCATCGCTCTTTTAGCGTGGAAAGTACTGCGTTAG
- a CDS encoding nickel-dependent hydrogenase large subunit produces the protein MSKRIVVDPITRIEGHLRVEVIVDDNNVVTEAYSSSTLWRGIETILKGRDPRDAGFMTQRICGVCTYSHYKAGIMAVEDALGIEPPLNAKLTRTLMNNALFLHDHVVHFYHLHGLDWVDVVSALKADPHKAAAESFKYTNAPIACGADDLVATQTRVAEFVKKGHLGPFANAYWGHATYKLTPEQNLIAVSHYLKALELQRTVAQMMAIFGAKQPHPQSLTVGGVTCIMDLQTPSRLGEYMTKFKEIADFVNRAYYPDLVMAGKAYANEPSVTGGLGVANLWTHQEFQINAKEFLFESGVMMGEDVVNLITGKPFKVQTLDESKITEEATRSWYKDNAAYHPYEGRQEPNYTGFKDAQTINDKGVLAPTKVIDENGKYTWIKAPRYDGKPLQVGPLANIVINYALGNKRVKVVVDKFLADTGLPITAVASTLGRTACRMLEAKVIADNGMEAFTSLIQNLKVDDSTCTSYKIDKNKEYKGRYIGHVPRGVLSHWVKIKNGVIENYQAVVPSTWNASPKDAKGVRGSYEECLIGLKITDLSQPLEIVRIIHSYDPCLACAVHVMDTKGNEMSSYKVNVNGASC, from the coding sequence ATGAGTAAAAGAATCGTAGTCGATCCAATAACCAGAATCGAAGGGCATTTAAGGGTTGAAGTTATCGTTGATGATAACAATGTTGTAACAGAAGCGTACTCTTCTTCAACACTTTGGAGAGGTATTGAAACCATTTTAAAAGGTAGAGATCCAAGAGATGCTGGTTTTATGACCCAAAGAATTTGTGGTGTTTGTACCTACTCACACTATAAAGCAGGCATTATGGCGGTTGAAGATGCTCTAGGTATCGAGCCTCCACTTAACGCAAAACTCACACGTACCTTAATGAACAATGCACTTTTCTTACACGATCACGTGGTACACTTCTATCATCTTCATGGACTTGACTGGGTTGATGTGGTCTCAGCACTTAAAGCCGATCCGCACAAAGCAGCTGCCGAGTCATTTAAGTACACCAATGCACCTATTGCCTGTGGTGCGGATGATCTTGTGGCAACGCAAACACGCGTGGCGGAATTTGTTAAAAAAGGTCACCTTGGACCGTTCGCAAATGCGTACTGGGGACATGCAACTTATAAATTAACACCTGAGCAAAACTTGATCGCGGTTTCTCACTACCTTAAAGCGCTAGAGCTTCAAAGAACCGTAGCCCAAATGATGGCGATTTTTGGTGCAAAACAACCTCACCCACAAAGCTTAACCGTTGGTGGTGTGACATGTATTATGGACCTTCAAACCCCTTCACGTTTAGGTGAGTACATGACAAAATTCAAAGAGATTGCTGATTTTGTGAATCGTGCGTATTATCCTGATCTTGTTATGGCAGGCAAAGCGTATGCTAACGAGCCAAGTGTGACAGGCGGTCTTGGTGTTGCAAACCTTTGGACGCATCAAGAGTTCCAAATCAATGCGAAAGAGTTCTTGTTTGAGAGCGGTGTGATGATGGGCGAAGATGTGGTCAATTTAATCACAGGCAAACCTTTCAAAGTTCAAACACTCGATGAGAGCAAAATCACCGAAGAAGCAACACGTTCATGGTATAAAGACAATGCCGCTTACCATCCGTATGAGGGTCGTCAAGAGCCTAACTATACAGGCTTTAAAGATGCTCAAACGATTAATGATAAAGGTGTTTTGGCTCCGACTAAAGTTATCGATGAAAATGGTAAATACACATGGATTAAAGCACCTCGTTATGATGGTAAACCACTCCAAGTAGGACCATTGGCAAACATTGTTATCAACTATGCGCTTGGTAACAAACGTGTTAAAGTCGTTGTGGATAAATTCCTTGCCGATACAGGTCTTCCAATCACTGCCGTTGCATCAACCTTGGGTCGTACAGCATGTCGTATGCTTGAAGCCAAAGTGATTGCAGACAATGGTATGGAAGCGTTTACCTCATTGATTCAAAACCTTAAAGTTGATGATTCTACATGTACAAGTTACAAGATTGATAAAAACAAAGAGTACAAAGGTCGCTACATTGGTCATGTGCCTCGTGGTGTTCTGAGTCACTGGGTTAAAATCAAAAATGGTGTGATTGAAAACTACCAAGCCGTCGTCCCTAGTACGTGGAATGCAAGTCCAAAAGATGCTAAAGGTGTTAGAGGATCGTATGAAGAGTGCCTTATTGGTCTTAAAATTACGGATCTTTCTCAACCACTTGAAATCGTAAGGATTATCCACTCTTATGATCCATGTCTTGCATGTGCAGTACACGTCATGGATACCAAAGGGAATGAGATGAGCAGTTATAAGGTCAATGTTAACGGTGCGTCTTGCTAA
- the cybH gene encoding Ni/Fe-hydrogenase, b-type cytochrome subunit has protein sequence MKRDIEFEFSAGLRWTHWLRAIAIFVLTVTGFYLTYVFIAPEASDEPILFLNAKFRMWHEIAGFLLIAITLFKTYLFFADRISSKERVSFLDFVSPKVWFGQLKYYLFMGEHPQLRGVYNPLQFIAYVGLYTMIFIISITGLILYVHSYQAGGIGGFLYDYMRPIEAMLGGLSMVREIHHIVMWGILIFLPIHIYMAIFNSIMGKEGSMDAIISGYKFHKQHPKH, from the coding sequence ATGAAAAGAGATATAGAATTTGAGTTCTCAGCAGGGCTTCGTTGGACGCACTGGCTTAGAGCAATTGCTATTTTTGTATTAACGGTGACAGGGTTTTATTTAACCTATGTGTTCATTGCACCTGAAGCATCAGATGAGCCTATCCTCTTCTTAAATGCAAAATTCAGAATGTGGCATGAAATCGCAGGATTTTTACTCATCGCCATTACGCTATTTAAAACATACCTCTTTTTTGCTGATCGTATCAGTTCAAAAGAGAGGGTATCGTTTTTAGATTTTGTCAGTCCAAAAGTGTGGTTTGGGCAGCTTAAATATTACCTTTTTATGGGGGAACATCCTCAGTTAAGAGGTGTGTATAATCCGTTGCAGTTTATTGCATACGTAGGTCTGTATACCATGATTTTTATCATTAGCATCACAGGTCTTATTTTGTATGTACATTCGTATCAAGCAGGCGGTATTGGGGGCTTTTTATATGACTATATGCGCCCCATTGAAGCAATGCTTGGCGGACTTTCAATGGTTCGAGAGATTCACCATATCGTTATGTGGGGTATCTTGATCTTCTTACCAATTCACATCTATATGGCGATCTTTAACTCCATCATGGGAAAAGAAGGTTCCATGGATGCGATTATTAGTGGTTACAAATTTCATAAACAACACCCAAAACACTAA
- a CDS encoding hydrogenase small subunit, translating into MEHAKLYERLADRLSNLEKFPRIKEEKSIAALMEEHGISRRDFMKWAAGVTAMLSLPSTFTPLMAQAAELTDRLPVIWLHMAECTGCSESLLRTDAPTIDSLIFDHISLEYHETLMVACGWQAEHNLESAIEKYKGKYILMVEGGIPAGSSEFFLTVGPHGQTGQASAKKASESAAAIFAIGSCSSFGGIQAAHPNPTNAQPLSKITNKPVINVPGCPPSEKNIVGNVLHYILFGTLPALDAYNRPKWAYGLRIHDLCERRGHFDAGEFVQEFGDAGAKKGFCLYKVGCKGPYTFNNCSRERFNQHTSWPVQAGHGCIGCSEPGFWDNMGPFEEPLGDKLYHTVYGDGADKTADKVGVALLTATAVGIAAHAAIAAVKGSGKTEE; encoded by the coding sequence ATGGAACACGCTAAACTGTACGAAAGGCTTGCTGATAGACTTAGCAATCTTGAGAAGTTCCCCCGTATTAAGGAGGAAAAATCTATTGCGGCACTGATGGAAGAACATGGTATCAGCCGTAGAGATTTTATGAAGTGGGCAGCAGGCGTTACTGCTATGTTGTCATTACCTTCAACATTTACACCATTGATGGCACAAGCGGCTGAGTTGACGGATCGTTTACCCGTTATTTGGTTGCATATGGCTGAGTGTACGGGCTGTAGTGAGAGTTTGCTCAGAACGGATGCTCCTACTATTGATAGTTTGATCTTTGATCACATTTCCCTTGAGTACCATGAGACCTTAATGGTCGCCTGTGGATGGCAAGCAGAGCACAATTTAGAGAGTGCGATTGAAAAATACAAGGGTAAATACATTTTAATGGTTGAAGGTGGCATTCCTGCGGGCAGTAGTGAATTCTTCTTAACCGTTGGACCTCATGGTCAAACAGGACAAGCGAGCGCTAAAAAAGCTTCTGAATCAGCGGCGGCTATTTTTGCCATTGGTTCTTGTTCAAGTTTTGGTGGTATCCAAGCGGCTCATCCAAACCCAACCAATGCACAACCTTTAAGTAAAATTACCAATAAACCTGTTATTAACGTTCCAGGGTGTCCTCCAAGTGAGAAAAACATCGTCGGTAACGTGCTTCATTACATTCTTTTTGGCACACTTCCAGCACTCGATGCGTATAACCGTCCAAAATGGGCTTACGGTCTTAGAATCCATGATCTTTGCGAAAGACGTGGTCACTTTGACGCGGGCGAATTCGTTCAAGAGTTTGGTGATGCAGGTGCTAAAAAAGGCTTCTGTCTTTATAAAGTGGGTTGTAAAGGTCCTTATACCTTTAACAACTGTTCACGTGAGAGATTTAACCAACACACTTCTTGGCCCGTTCAAGCAGGACACGGCTGTATCGGTTGTTCAGAACCTGGATTTTGGGATAATATGGGGCCATTTGAAGAACCTCTTGGCGATAAACTTTATCATACTGTTTACGGTGATGGCGCGGATAAAACTGCCGATAAAGTTGGCGTGGCGCTTTTAACTGCGACTGCGGTAGGTATTGCGGCTCATGCGGCGATTGCTGCGGTTAAGGGCAGTGGAAAAACTGAAGAATAA
- the hypF gene encoding carbamoyltransferase HypF yields MTSKSRLIYRIEGIVQGVGFRPFVYTLASRYALSGFVLNNSLGVVIEIEGFEESLEAFEQALFKELPLLARIDVWTKEILTCKDDTTFEIHHSDEASTKSSLVLPDMSICEECLKELHDPTNRRYHYFFTNCTNCGPRYSIIKTVPYDRPYTSMEPFAMCDACNEEYTNPLNRRYHAQPISCPKCGPTLSLRSIQGELLGVNEEAIQKLAELINTGHIVAMKGMGGFHLMCDATNDTVIERLRERKHRPSKPFAVMFRNLDAIKEVCTLSPQEEEGIGSLLRPIVLVKHQPTTSKISPRIAPRIDRLGVFLPYTPLHVILFEYLKNPIVATSANRSGEPIISDASLLVEKLSDVVEYYLDYNREIVNSSDDSVLQYLGDQTLIMRVSRGMAPQSFRVNSKDERKILAVGAHQKNAIAIYHHHQIIISPYIGDLDNIASIELFETMIENFARFYDFTPDLIVGDLHPNYASTQWAKKQKIPFVQVQHHYAHILSTMFEHHLSEPVLGIAWDGTGYGDDGTIWGGEFLVCDQKNYERVVSFEPFLLLGGDASIKEIRRILASLLWDVLGDDADVHLLDYFDEKSLKRLKQVYTKKINAPRCSSVGRLFDAVAVLCGMEGNVSYDGESGLLLEALYDPLITEFYEVEIDAKIVHYKPMFAQMLRDREPRLIASKFLNTLVNILCEVHSRYPYPVVLGGGVFQNRTLMEQILQNVTQNLYFPLQLAINDGGICVGQLSKSLLK; encoded by the coding sequence TTGACCAGTAAATCACGTCTGATTTATCGTATAGAAGGTATCGTCCAAGGGGTTGGATTTCGCCCCTTTGTCTATACGTTAGCCTCGCGTTACGCTCTTAGCGGGTTTGTGTTGAACAACTCTTTGGGTGTTGTTATCGAGATCGAAGGATTTGAAGAAAGCCTCGAAGCGTTTGAACAGGCTTTGTTTAAAGAACTCCCACTTCTCGCACGCATCGATGTTTGGACAAAAGAAATCCTTACATGTAAAGACGATACCACGTTTGAAATCCACCACAGCGATGAAGCGAGCACAAAATCCTCACTGGTTCTGCCCGATATGTCGATTTGCGAAGAGTGCCTCAAAGAGTTGCACGACCCAACCAATCGACGCTACCATTATTTTTTCACCAACTGCACCAATTGCGGCCCTCGTTATTCCATTATCAAAACCGTGCCATATGATCGTCCTTACACTTCAATGGAACCTTTTGCAATGTGTGACGCGTGCAATGAGGAATACACCAACCCACTAAACCGTCGTTATCACGCGCAGCCCATTAGTTGTCCAAAATGTGGTCCCACACTCTCATTGCGTTCGATACAAGGTGAACTGTTGGGCGTCAATGAAGAAGCGATTCAAAAACTAGCCGAGCTGATTAACACAGGGCATATCGTCGCGATGAAAGGTATGGGTGGTTTTCATCTGATGTGCGATGCAACCAATGACACAGTGATTGAACGTCTGAGAGAACGAAAACACAGACCTTCCAAACCGTTTGCCGTGATGTTTAGAAACCTTGATGCGATCAAAGAAGTGTGTACTTTAAGCCCACAAGAAGAGGAGGGCATCGGCTCACTGCTTCGTCCGATTGTGCTTGTAAAGCATCAACCTACCACCTCCAAAATTAGTCCACGGATTGCGCCACGCATCGATCGCCTCGGTGTTTTTTTGCCGTACACACCTTTACATGTAATCCTTTTTGAGTACCTCAAAAATCCCATCGTCGCGACCAGCGCCAATCGTTCTGGGGAACCCATTATCAGCGACGCTTCTCTTTTGGTGGAGAAATTAAGCGACGTAGTGGAGTATTATTTAGATTACAATCGTGAGATCGTCAATTCCAGTGATGACAGCGTTTTGCAATACTTGGGCGATCAAACCCTCATTATGCGCGTATCGAGGGGTATGGCACCGCAGAGTTTTCGCGTGAATTCAAAAGATGAGCGCAAGATTTTAGCCGTAGGCGCGCATCAAAAAAATGCGATCGCGATTTACCACCACCATCAAATCATTATTAGCCCCTACATCGGCGATTTGGATAACATCGCTTCGATTGAACTTTTTGAAACAATGATAGAAAATTTTGCCCGTTTTTATGACTTTACACCCGATCTTATTGTGGGTGATCTGCACCCAAATTACGCCTCAACCCAGTGGGCAAAGAAGCAGAAAATTCCTTTTGTGCAAGTCCAACACCATTATGCACATATTCTTTCAACGATGTTCGAGCATCATCTCAGTGAACCCGTCCTTGGTATTGCGTGGGATGGTACGGGTTATGGGGATGATGGCACCATTTGGGGTGGCGAGTTTTTGGTATGTGATCAAAAAAACTATGAGCGTGTCGTCTCGTTTGAGCCTTTTTTACTCTTGGGAGGGGACGCGAGCATCAAAGAGATCAGACGTATTTTAGCCTCTTTGTTGTGGGATGTTTTAGGCGATGATGCTGATGTGCATCTATTGGATTATTTCGATGAAAAATCACTCAAACGTCTTAAACAGGTTTATACCAAAAAGATCAATGCCCCACGCTGTTCATCTGTGGGAAGACTCTTTGATGCCGTGGCTGTTTTGTGCGGAATGGAGGGCAATGTGAGTTACGATGGTGAGAGTGGGTTACTTCTTGAAGCACTCTACGATCCTTTGATTACGGAGTTCTATGAGGTTGAAATCGACGCTAAAATAGTCCATTATAAGCCCATGTTTGCACAAATGCTCAGAGACCGCGAACCTCGCTTAATCGCTTCTAAATTTTTAAATACACTGGTAAACATCCTCTGTGAGGTACATTCGCGCTACCCATACCCCGTGGTACTAGGCGGTGGGGTGTTTCAAAATCGCACACTTATGGAGCAAATTCTTCAAAATGTCACACAAAATCTCTATTTTCCGCTACAATTAGCAATCAATGATGGCGGAATTTGTGTTGGACAGCTCTCTAAATCCCTTTTAAAATAA
- the nikR gene encoding nickel-responsive transcriptional regulator NikR yields the protein MDKIIRFSVSLPEKLLEELDKKVDAQGYASRSEFTRDLIREKIVKDDWQDDNSDVIGVLTMIYTHHQNELVQKILEIQHDAKVNIMCNTHVHVSHENCLETVMVTGKVSEVKDFAQKIAGLKGVKFSKLVEASIPAS from the coding sequence ATGGATAAAATTATTCGTTTTAGTGTTTCATTACCCGAAAAATTGCTAGAAGAACTTGATAAAAAAGTCGATGCACAAGGGTATGCCTCACGCAGTGAATTTACCAGAGATCTCATTCGTGAAAAAATCGTTAAGGACGATTGGCAAGACGATAACAGCGATGTCATCGGCGTTTTGACAATGATTTACACCCATCATCAAAATGAGCTTGTTCAGAAGATTTTAGAGATTCAACACGATGCAAAAGTGAATATTATGTGTAACACACACGTACACGTCAGTCACGAAAACTGTTTAGAAACCGTGATGGTGACGGGAAAAGTTTCTGAAGTCAAAGACTTTGCACAAAAAATTGCAGGGCTTAAAGGGGTTAAATTCTCCAAACTTGTAGAGGCATCCATCCCTGCTTCTTAA
- a CDS encoding TonB-dependent siderophore receptor has protein sequence MSLITANALAESVKEETSVLSSITIEDIRAEGLRPETVEAGSFRGANIMDVPSTVNVITKEALDLQAATGTYDALRNTAGVTKQQNGGETWDQLVIRGIEVQNRTNYRLNGSLPLMNFSQVPLEDKERVEVLKGASALYYGFTSPAGIINYVTKRPTNEPMATVGLMMDNYGSAVASADVSERFGEEKQVGVRVNAAGGTLGSYLDDVDNGNRSFVSMALDWQVSDRLTIKADVEHDRRKVTEQVGIALPKAVNGVITLPHTVDPKSLVGPDSTKFETETTNVLLRSDYALSDMWSLGLEAGRAKTERERNLATFTFSNPQATTLNTGAGTLKVNHQEYEYTSDLLRAELYGVLTSWDIQHDITFGTSYTEKNQDPISSSSSSTLAQNLYTPHTITSTVFTQTTGVSYTTKDTGFYTMDRVTLNPQWQVIGGLRHSKYESDQDVTRYEASETTPMVALVYKLLDSVSLYASYSEGLEEGEAAPTGSENEAERLNPGISKQYELGAHWLMPTGTLVSAAVFDIESPGYYTDAANYYVAGGHKRYSGVELSLQGKLTEQLSWLASTQWLDPRFEDMSGDATALNGKLPENAARRTGSLFLSYDLSSVAGLSINGGAYYTGRRPVNDLNQAWLDDVTIFSVGGRYVTKLYGKKNIWQINVDNVTDKEYWAAGGTRLAAGSPRIVRLNYKVELY, from the coding sequence TTGAGTTTAATAACAGCCAATGCACTAGCAGAATCTGTAAAAGAGGAAACATCGGTTCTCTCAAGCATTACCATTGAAGATATACGTGCAGAGGGACTTCGACCCGAGACGGTTGAAGCGGGTTCGTTTCGAGGAGCCAACATTATGGATGTGCCCTCAACTGTGAATGTCATCACCAAAGAGGCATTGGATTTGCAAGCGGCTACGGGCACGTATGATGCGCTTCGCAATACCGCAGGTGTCACCAAACAGCAAAACGGTGGCGAGACGTGGGATCAATTGGTTATTCGGGGCATTGAAGTTCAAAACCGTACCAATTATCGACTCAATGGCTCTTTGCCGCTCATGAACTTTAGCCAAGTTCCACTTGAAGATAAAGAGCGCGTTGAAGTGCTTAAAGGTGCATCAGCACTCTATTATGGGTTTACTTCTCCTGCTGGCATTATTAATTACGTCACCAAACGCCCAACAAACGAGCCTATGGCAACTGTTGGTTTAATGATGGACAATTACGGCTCAGCCGTGGCGTCCGCGGATGTAAGTGAACGTTTTGGAGAAGAAAAACAAGTCGGTGTGCGTGTCAATGCCGCAGGAGGAACGTTGGGATCGTATCTGGATGATGTGGACAATGGAAATCGTAGCTTCGTCTCTATGGCGCTTGATTGGCAAGTGAGTGATCGCTTAACCATCAAAGCCGATGTCGAACATGATCGTCGTAAAGTAACAGAACAAGTGGGCATTGCTCTTCCAAAAGCGGTTAATGGCGTCATTACTTTACCGCACACGGTTGATCCAAAAAGCTTAGTAGGGCCGGATTCTACAAAGTTTGAAACGGAAACGACCAATGTTTTACTCAGATCCGATTATGCGCTCAGTGATATGTGGAGCCTTGGACTTGAAGCAGGACGAGCGAAGACGGAACGCGAACGCAATCTTGCTACCTTTACCTTTTCTAACCCGCAAGCAACCACGCTCAATACGGGTGCAGGAACGCTCAAGGTCAACCACCAAGAGTACGAATACACTTCTGATTTGTTGCGCGCAGAACTCTATGGTGTGCTTACTTCGTGGGATATTCAACATGACATCACCTTTGGTACCAGTTACACTGAGAAAAATCAAGACCCTATTTCAAGCAGCAGCTCTTCGACACTTGCTCAAAATCTCTATACGCCTCATACGATAACCTCAACGGTTTTCACACAGACAACGGGCGTTTCGTATACCACGAAAGATACTGGTTTTTATACAATGGATCGTGTCACACTGAATCCGCAGTGGCAGGTTATCGGAGGATTGCGTCACTCCAAGTACGAGAGCGATCAAGATGTAACGCGCTATGAGGCAAGTGAAACTACACCGATGGTAGCCCTTGTCTATAAACTTTTGGATAGCGTATCGCTGTATGCTTCGTATTCAGAGGGGTTGGAAGAAGGCGAAGCGGCACCAACAGGAAGCGAAAATGAAGCTGAACGTCTAAATCCAGGCATTAGCAAGCAGTACGAGTTAGGCGCGCATTGGCTGATGCCAACGGGAACACTGGTATCAGCGGCGGTGTTTGATATAGAAAGTCCTGGGTACTACACTGACGCGGCAAACTATTATGTCGCAGGTGGGCATAAACGCTACAGTGGCGTTGAGCTCTCGCTTCAGGGAAAACTGACAGAGCAACTGAGCTGGCTTGCTTCCACACAATGGTTAGACCCTCGTTTTGAAGATATGAGTGGTGATGCAACGGCACTGAACGGCAAATTACCTGAAAATGCGGCACGTCGTACAGGGAGTCTGTTTCTAAGCTATGACCTAAGCAGTGTTGCTGGGCTTTCGATTAACGGAGGGGCTTACTATACCGGTCGTCGTCCTGTGAATGACCTAAACCAAGCGTGGTTGGATGATGTGACCATTTTCAGCGTCGGTGGACGCTATGTCACCAAGTTGTACGGCAAGAAAAACATCTGGCAAATCAATGTCGATAATGTCACCGATAAAGAGTATTGGGCGGCAGGTGGAACACGCCTTGCGGCAGGGTCTCCTCGCATCGTTCGTTTGAATTATAAAGTGGAATTGTATTAG
- a CDS encoding HyaD/HybD family hydrogenase maturation endopeptidase produces the protein MKVLILGIGNVMFSDEGVGVHLCRLVEQKYQFSSPEHTITFVDGGTLAQRLIPVIAEYEYLVVLDCVDAQDGKIGDVYFFDFENVPNTITWQGSAHEVEMLQTLTMMDLVGDRPTTKIVGIIPEVVDDTTLELTPAVLKGSVVMESVLLKHLVELGFTYEQMNNIDIQSVANLSCLENR, from the coding sequence TTGAAAGTGTTGATTTTAGGCATTGGCAATGTGATGTTCTCCGACGAAGGCGTCGGAGTTCATCTATGCCGCCTTGTTGAACAAAAGTATCAGTTTTCTTCGCCTGAGCACACAATCACATTTGTTGATGGTGGCACCCTCGCACAAAGATTAATCCCCGTTATTGCTGAATATGAATACCTTGTCGTTCTTGATTGTGTGGATGCACAAGATGGGAAGATCGGTGATGTCTACTTTTTCGATTTTGAAAATGTTCCCAACACGATCACATGGCAAGGAAGTGCACATGAAGTTGAGATGCTTCAAACGCTCACGATGATGGATCTCGTTGGAGATCGCCCTACCACAAAAATCGTTGGTATTATCCCCGAAGTCGTGGATGATACAACACTGGAACTCACGCCTGCTGTTTTAAAAGGAAGTGTCGTGATGGAGAGTGTTTTACTGAAACATCTGGTAGAATTAGGCTTTACCTATGAGCAAATGAACAATATTGACATCCAAAGTGTAGCCAACCTGTCGTGTCTGGAGAATCGATGA